The Candidatus Kryptoniota bacterium genome contains a region encoding:
- the trpD gene encoding anthranilate phosphoribosyltransferase: MIREAIAKLIAGESLARDEAYRTMLEIMNGEATESQIAGFLVALRLKGETVDEIVGSAMAMREKAEKLRVDKEIVLDTCGTGGDNAGTFNISTAAAIVASAAGATVAKHGGRAVSSKSGSADVLKALGLNLDGLDLQKTERALKEIGIAFLFAPLHHKSMRFAAPVRRDLGVRTIFNLLGPLTNPAGANRQLMGVYSDKIVGPVAEVLRDLGSEAALVVHGEPTMDEVSLCGKTIVAELKLGVVTRYEIKPEDFGMKRVQLSELVVRNQEEAVEAFMMAIRGQVSPFHDAVLLNSGAAIYVAGIERDIKTGIDRARDVITKGLAEKKLRSLIEITSV; this comes from the coding sequence ATGATACGCGAGGCGATAGCGAAACTAATCGCGGGCGAGAGTCTTGCGCGCGATGAAGCTTACAGGACGATGCTGGAAATTATGAACGGCGAGGCGACTGAGTCGCAGATTGCCGGCTTCCTCGTCGCCCTGAGGCTGAAGGGAGAAACTGTCGACGAGATAGTGGGAAGTGCTATGGCCATGCGTGAGAAAGCGGAGAAGCTGCGCGTTGACAAAGAAATAGTTCTGGATACGTGCGGGACGGGCGGCGATAACGCGGGGACATTTAATATTTCCACCGCCGCTGCGATCGTCGCATCTGCCGCGGGGGCCACTGTCGCTAAGCACGGCGGTCGCGCTGTCTCCAGCAAATCAGGTAGTGCCGATGTGCTCAAAGCACTCGGACTGAATCTCGACGGGCTCGACTTACAGAAGACAGAGAGGGCTCTTAAAGAAATTGGCATCGCGTTTCTCTTTGCTCCGCTCCATCACAAGTCGATGAGGTTCGCGGCACCTGTCCGCCGAGATCTTGGCGTGAGGACTATATTCAATCTCCTCGGGCCCCTGACAAATCCCGCAGGCGCAAACCGCCAGTTAATGGGAGTTTACAGCGATAAGATTGTCGGTCCCGTCGCAGAGGTGCTGAGGGATCTCGGGAGCGAGGCAGCCCTTGTTGTCCACGGAGAGCCGACCATGGACGAGGTTTCTCTTTGCGGTAAAACGATCGTTGCCGAACTCAAGCTTGGAGTTGTGACACGATACGAAATCAAGCCGGAAGACTTTGGCATGAAACGGGTTCAGTTGAGCGAGCTTGTCGTAAGGAACCAGGAAGAAGCGGTGGAGGCTTTCATGATGGCGATCCGCGGACAGGTGTCGCCGTTCCATGATGCTGTTCTCCTGAATTCCGGCGCCGCAATCTACGTGGCAGGAATCGAGCGTGATATAAAAACCGGGATAGACAGGGCGCGGGACGTGATCACAAAAGGACTTGCCGAGAAGAAACTCCGCTCCCTCATCGAGATAACATCCGTATGA